TCGCGCAGGTTGGCCCATGACGTCTGGCGCTTGAGGTTCAGGGTCAGGCCATAAGGCTGGGCGAAACCCTGAGTGGCGGCCACCACCACCGAGGCGCAATCGCTCAGGGCCATGAAACCAAGGTTGATCGCAGTCTTTTCCGGAGCATCGCTGCCGTTGACCCAGGCCAGCGGCCCGACGGAGGGTTCATTCATAGCATGCACCTGCAAAAAGCCGCCTTCAAAAAAAACGCCGCCACCGATTTTGCGCAGGCAAAACCCCATGACGACGCCATTGTCCTGGCCCGTACGCCGCCATTGGCGTGCGGGCTGATGGCTAGAAAGGTGCAAGGCATATGCCAGTCGCGCCGATTCGCGCGTGCGCCTCGCGCCGCAGGTCGATGCCCGGCTATAATCGCCGCCTCTTTTCGCCGCCCGAGTCATCGCCGCCCATGTATTCCCTGGCCCGTCAGCTGTTGTTCAAACTTTCCCCGGAAACCTCCCACGATCTGTCGCTGGATCTGATCGGCGCGGGTGGGCGTTTGGGCCTCAACGGCTTGCTGTGCAAGGCGCCGGCGAAGATGCCGGTGACAGTCATGGGCCTGGAGTTCCCGAACCCTGTCGGTCTGGCGGCCGGTCTGGACAAGAACGGCGCGGCCATCGACGGCTTCGCGCAACTGGGTTTCGGGTTTGTCGAAATCGGCACCGTGACCCCGCGTCCGCAGCCGGGCAACCCGAAACCACGCATCTTCCGTCTGCCGGAAGCCGAGGCGATCATCAACCGCATGGGGTTCAACAACCTCGGTGTCGATAACCTGCTGGCGCGGGTGGCAGCGGCGAAATACACAGGCGTGCTGGGCATCAACATCGGCAAGAACTTCGATACCCCGGTCGAGCGCGCGGTGGATGATTACCTGATCTGCCTGGACAAGGTCTACGCCCACGCCAGTTACATCACGGTCAACGTCAGCT
The sequence above is drawn from the Pseudomonas sp. FP2196 genome and encodes:
- a CDS encoding quinone-dependent dihydroorotate dehydrogenase yields the protein MYSLARQLLFKLSPETSHDLSLDLIGAGGRLGLNGLLCKAPAKMPVTVMGLEFPNPVGLAAGLDKNGAAIDGFAQLGFGFVEIGTVTPRPQPGNPKPRIFRLPEAEAIINRMGFNNLGVDNLLARVAAAKYTGVLGINIGKNFDTPVERAVDDYLICLDKVYAHASYITVNVSSPNTPGLRSLQFGDSLKQLLADLATRRAELALRHGKHVPLAIKIAPDMTDEETAQVALALIETGMDAVIATNTTLSRVGVEGMEHGDEAGGLSGAPVRDKSTHTVKVLAAELGGRLPIIAAGGITEGKHAAEKITAGASLVQIYSGFIYKGPALIRESVDAIAALRK